Proteins found in one Macrobrachium nipponense isolate FS-2020 chromosome 4, ASM1510439v2, whole genome shotgun sequence genomic segment:
- the LOC135211282 gene encoding uncharacterized protein DDB_G0283357-like — MKFLVFSVAVALVAGQQFQQSLEFNNPAVRLAGPGFFQQGGSLSSGFSFDSSRNNQFQNRGSIAQFSPLSNNRDSESFVRFQNDNQFQSGGISFQNNQQNTLNSFDNENRDRFQAQSLQQNQQAIFSTSAFQQDGGNQFQSTSSLSSSQINDGFSLGFTQGLSSGQPQTFTDNQQDSRRNSLTAINIQLTPSVSFQDQQITGTSFQTNRNQQNNDNRFQQTSFTGTRFVNNNNNNNNNIQFNTDSQVSSTSQSQSNNRQQLNAASSFSQFTDEVNGVFEPLNLPSGATLLLGRISSSFSCADRPYGYYADQENSCRVFHVCNPALFSDGKIETYQYSFMCGEGTVFDQDELTCKVEYDATPCQEAQNFYFRNEQFGRLEDRNF; from the exons ATGAAGTTCCTCGTATTTT CTGTTGCAGTTGCTCTCGTTGCTGGACAACAGTTCCAGCAGAGTCTGGAATTCAACAACCCAGCTGTCAGGCTTGCTGGTCCAGGATTCTTCCAGCAAGGAGGCTCATTAAGTTCTGGATTCAGTTTTGATAGCAGCAGAAACAATCAGTTCCAAAATCGAGGATCAATTGCTCAGTTCAGTCCTCTTTCGAACAACAGAGACTCTGAGTCCTTTGTGAGGTTCCAGAATGATAATCAATTCCAGTCTGGAGGAATATCTTTCCAGAATAACCAACAAAATACTTTAAATTCATTCGATAATGAAAACCGAGATCGGTTCCAGGCTCAATCCCTTCAACAAAATCAACAAGCTATATTCTCCACTAGCGCATTCCAGCAAGACGGTGGTAATCAGTTCCAGTCTACCAGCAGTTTAAGCTCATCTCAAATCAACGATGGCTTCAGCTTAGGTTTCACCCAAGGACTTTCATCCGGTCAGCCTCAGACTTTCACTGACAACCAACAGGACTCAAGAAGGAACAGCCTCACAGCCATCAACATCCAGTTGACACCCTCAGTTAGCTTCCAGGACCAGCAAATAACCGGAACGTCCTTCCAGACCAACAGGAATCAACAGAACAATGATAATCGATTCCAGCAAACTAGCTTCACTGGAACAAGGttcgtaaacaacaacaacaacaacaacaacaacatccagTTCAACACCGACAGCCAGGTGTCATCCACAAGCCAATCTCAGTCCAACAACAGACAGCAGCTGAACGCGGCTTCCTCCTTCAGCCAGTTCACTGACGAGGTCAACGGCGTCTTCGAGCCTTTGAACCTGCCGTCGGGCGCCACCCTTTTGCTGGGCAGGATCTCGTCCTCCTTCAGCTGCGCCGACAGACCTTATGGTTACTACGCTGACCAAGAGAACTCGTGTCGTGTGTTCCATGTCTGCAACCCTGCTCTGTTCTCTGACGGAAAGATCGAGACCTACCAGTACAG CTTCATGTGTGGCGAAGGAACAGTCTTTGACCAAGACGAGCTGACCTGCAAAGTGGAGTATGACGCAACACCTTGCCAAGAGGCCCAGAACTTCTACTTCAGAAACGAGCAGTTCGGTCGTTTGGAGGACAGGAATTTCTAG